From the Erpetoichthys calabaricus chromosome 12, fErpCal1.3, whole genome shotgun sequence genome, the window ATTTTCATGGTCATGCAAAGTAGACTCAAACTTTGTGAGTTTTTTGTTCTCCCCCATGTGTAATTTTACAATCTACAGAACAAGTAACAGTctaatttgaatttattaaaaaatgtgttattttgcatGTGATACAACAGTTTGACTGAACTATTTATTGTAACATTGCCCTCCTATTTTCTGGAACACTACACTAACTCAAAATCTATACATTATTTGTTTAACCACAATCCATTCCACTTCTCGCAAGACCACAGTTGCAAATTCCTTTCCTGCACCAACAGAACACTTTCCTAATTTGTTGAACATAAAGTGGATTACTTCAGTCTGCATGAAAACAATATGATCAACTCTGAGTATTATGTATATAAGGTAAGACATATTTAGAAAAGGCACTGTGTAATCCTGCTAATTTTCAGTTATCTATTggttaaacaaaaacacacttcCTTTAATGGGCAAAATCTATACATTCTACACTGCATCAGATGCATGCACATGAATGTTAATGCTGAGAACTCAGGAGCCAAAGCCCAGCACTCAGGTCCATTATATGTTTCTTTTATCCTGCTCCAGTGACTGAGTGCTCTTGGTACATAACTAAAACTGATTATTGGTGAATaaacattgtaaaaatgtttattcacCAAATATCAagcattataataaaacaaaattataatgcCACCACTCACGACACTGTGGACATTTTTAGCAATGgcatacacataaaaaaaaaacaaaaaaaaaacaacctgaaaacAAAGCTGATACTTGTGAGAGTAAAGTGTTTCTCAGTCCTTGGTCTGTAATCCAGTCAGTCAAATTAATGAATATGTTACACATTGACAGTTCAGCCCTGAGGTTTGAAAAAAAGATTAATCActgaaaaatgcaatttaaaaaaaaaaaaaaaaaaatcaggtcagATAAAAGttgtgtacattttaataaaataccaAACTGATACTTCAGTTTATAATTCAATAAACTTGCAGActaatttcaatttaaaagacaATACCAAATGAATGTTTCACTGCTATAGTAAGGGGGTGGGTAGGTATAGGAAATATCCCAAAGCCAATGTGCAGGCTGGAGGAAGAGGTTTGGAGGTGGTAAGTGGCTGGGCAAGTATAAGATGCACAATAAAAGAAACAATGGCTGTCTAATGTAAAAAAATCCTGATCCGCCATGGAGGTTTGAAGGAATGTTGGCAAAAAAAAGAGATATACAACAGTAGATACTGGCTTGTTACTGGTCAGCAAAGCAGTCAACTGTTGCCATACTCTTACTGGTATCATAAATATTCAGTACTTAACAATAGTACTTTTGGAATATCAAGTTGactaaaaaagataaaactaAAATGTTAAGTCTTATAATCATGGTTTATATTGTTAAGCTGAATTATAAGGCACTGAAAAGGATGCCAGTTCCAATACTGTAAGTCCATACTTTTATGTAAGCATGTTATTGTAATATTTAGATGCCTGGGACTATTATTTCAAGCTTAATAAACATTCTAACAATTTAAGTAATCTTATCAAGCAAATATTTTTGTACTGATCCACGTACGCCTTTCTTTTGTTACAGTCAACACAACTTTTcctaaatattacaaaaactgatgtcagtcatttttttctttgcagagaTTTGGTAAATTCCAGCAAAAGGTGCAGGGTTTCTGTCTTTTTGGCAAAATAACATGAATTCCCAAAGGGTAGTCATTTCTTTTGACATGGACAAAATGCATAGCTCAGCAATGGCAAAGTCCAGAAAACTGAAGGAGATGGTTTCAAAAATgggaacaaaaacattaaatattccagagaaagacagcaaattgagtgcttcttttttattactaatagaaaacagaaaaagcaagTGGACTCTTCTGAACCtgatgtaaattaaataaaaaataatgaactcAAGAGAAAGAAATGACAATGATCACCAGCATGGACATAGCACAGCTGATCCAGAGCCCATTAAGTCTACCTAACTACAACAATATGCATTTCTTGTGATTCTTCTTAGTTACAGGATAAAGTACAGCACGTACAGCTTCTGCAAACACTTCTCGCACACCTTCTTGCAGTAAAGCTGAGCATTCCAAGTATTTCACCGCACCAATCTGTTTTGCCAGTGAAGACCCTTGCTGAAATGTAGTGGGTGCAAGACTCTGCTCCTTCAATTTCTTGATGGTTTCTGAATCGTTCCGCAGATCCCGTTTGGTTCCCACAAGAAGAATTGGAACATTTGGACAGTGGTGCGACACCTCTGGATGCCACTTATGTCGCACATTGGCTTGTGAAGATGGACTTCCAATGGAGAAGCAGATGATGAAAACATTGGTCTGCGGATAGGAGAGTGTGCGCAAGCGGTCATACTCTTCCTGACCTGCTGTGTCCCACAAGTTGAGGCTGACTGTGCGTCCATCTACTGTCATCTGCGCACTATAATTATCAAAAACAGTGGGTATATATTCCTCTGGGAAGGCATTTGTTGTATAGGAAATTAACAGGCAAGTCTTCCCCACTGCACCATCCCCAACAACCACACATTTAATCGTCTGCATCCTTCATCCACGCCCTCACATTCGTCTGTTAAGCAAGAGAaacagagattgaatatattaagGGGAGACATAATGTGCAAATCACACCAATCTTTCACACTATACAATCAATGAAATAAAGCATGTTAGAtatattaatgctgcttttaacaaggttttttttttttttacaaaaaaagaacaaccaccaaaaggatataaaaatgaaaaagttacaaaaattaaaagagaaagttaaataaaaaacttGCAAAAACAATGCTACTGTTAGAAGTATTAGTAACAATCTGATCAATTCAGTGTCATAAATagagaaatacaaagaaaataacttAATGATGTGTACATATAAAACCATCTAGGCCTCATTTCACATTTGGGAAGTATTCCAGTTTCATATCTTTATGGCCGGCAGAAAATGATCTGCAAACAACTGGTGACGTGTGTAAGAATAAACTTCAACTTAAAAaccttttaaacaaaatgaatgtaTACAATCCTAAGTTTATATCTTTCGGGGACTATAAATCACCAAAATATTTTCCCACAACTTCGACACTTAACTGGGTTTAGTTGATAATTTCTACCAAAACATGCTGCCGTATGTTCAATTTCATTTGTCAATCACAATTTATTTCACACATGGCCAGGGGTAACCACCATCACCACAAATTATGAAGAGCAAATTTTAAACCAAACAGTTTTAAGTAGATTTACTACATGAATTACTGCAACAGCAAAAGTGTGAACAAAGACAAAGATTCTGGCTTCTACAAGTCTATCTGAAGTTTATATGATTTACTGAAAGGCTTAATTCCTTTACAGATGAAACTggttaaataatgcattttttttttttttaattccccccccccccccccgagtctCAAAGCTCAGCAAGAAATtttcatttgaaacaaaaaagaaaatgagcccCATAAATTATGCACATAAGCACATATGAAATTTCATGAATAAGACGACATTCAATCCATTAAGTCTATTTGATTAATAGCTATCCTGTTCTCATATCTCTAGAGTTTTTAATAGTTGTGTTCATTACTTtgcaatttatttcaaaatgccaTGACCATTTCTATGAAGAAGTACTTTCTGATTTACTTAACGAATgcactttttcattttcctttgacTACTTTAATTGTGtgatttaaaatgtaacaagTATTCCACTGAGTTAAACTTTACTTTGAGGTAACCATATTCCTGAATGCATCTAAATGCAAATGACTGATTTGTTTAATTCTGGAAATAATCATAATATATAGAAAATcaattctgtgtggagtttgtaagtGCTCCATTAATTGGCATCTTTGAGGATGACAAATTCTCACTAACCTAATCTCATTGTCTGCACAACTGGGCTAGTTTAAGGAAAGTTCTTCAGTTACAACATGGGGGCACGGATGGAGggtggctgaagaaaaaaacttcacacaaagGTGAGAACGTTTCCTTCACAGACAGAGAATCATAGAAACATGGAATAAGTTGCCAGGAGGTTTAGTAGACAGCAGTACTTTGGGGGACTGTGAAATCTTGACTTGATAACTTTAAGTAAAAGTAAGGCAAATGGAGAATGAACAACTATGGGGCTGAATGACGtgttattttcaaaatttaagtATTTCTAGGTGCTAAAATAATCTCTTCCAACCACATAAACAACCATAAACTTGAATTTGAGAATTTAGAAGATGGATTGATGAAAAAATGTGACAAGTATACAACATGGCTGCCTCATTTCACTATATGCCACAATGCAAAACGAGTTAAACACAAATTGAAGCATAACAGAAATATTCATTCATACACTGTACCCACTGATATCAGTACTAAAAAGAGGTCACTGGGCAAGAAGCAaatctggacagagtgccagtccattgtgggGGCCGACTGCACTCAATCACACTAGGTTAATTTAGAAATGTCAATTAAACAAATCTGCAAATATTTAACATGCTGAAAGAAACCAGAgcactgaaataaaaaacaccAGAGCAACCTGTAAATTCATCGAAATAACCTTCGTTACTATAAGGTAGCATCACCACTGTACAATCGTACTACATTTGTGAAAACAAGAAACTGTGacaaaaaaagctttaaatactATAATAACCTCTTGTCTAACTTTCAAAATAGCCTACCACTATTATCTGGGGAAAGACCGTCACCGTCGTTTCACTGGGCTTTAACAGATTGTTGGGCACACTCATTATGAAAATCCCATTCCTCTAGTACAGATGACAATTTTTTGTTGAAGAAATCGGGGTAAACAGAAATAAACTCACACCGACTGTGTGCAGGACAGGATTTAAACCGAGCcacgctaaccactgcaccacatggCCATCCAATTGCGAGTTCAATAACTGTAGCTAAAAGTGGATCAAACCTTGCTCAGGATAAGAATAATTAACGGTTATCCGCgacatttcaaatttcaaacgACATCTCATTTGCAATTATGGACACCCATCTAAACCACTATCATTTGGCAACGTTCAAACCTAACTGGTAGGAAACTCATTTCCAAACACACTTCTCTA encodes:
- the LOC114662521 gene encoding rho-related GTP-binding protein RhoG-like, whose protein sequence is MQTIKCVVVGDGAVGKTCLLISYTTNAFPEEYIPTVFDNYSAQMTVDGRTVSLNLWDTAGQEEYDRLRTLSYPQTNVFIICFSIGSPSSQANVRHKWHPEVSHHCPNVPILLVGTKRDLRNDSETIKKLKEQSLAPTTFQQGSSLAKQIGAVKYLECSALLQEGVREVFAEAVRAVLYPVTKKNHKKCILL